In one window of Deltaproteobacteria bacterium DNA:
- a CDS encoding carboxymuconolactone decarboxylase family protein: MEGERPFDLWRAFDKELAKDMSLFITGRMYAREKLPHATRQLITVSALTVLSRLDELKLHVQAALNVGCPPQYIAETMFQTLVYGGVPATNAALKVLREVLQERDEWPISQ; the protein is encoded by the coding sequence GTGGAAGGGGAGCGCCCCTTCGACCTGTGGCGGGCGTTCGACAAGGAACTGGCAAAGGATATGTCCCTGTTCATCACCGGCAGGATGTATGCCCGTGAAAAACTGCCCCATGCGACAAGACAGCTTATCACCGTTTCCGCATTGACCGTACTTTCCCGGCTCGATGAACTGAAACTGCACGTCCAGGCGGCTCTGAACGTGGGTTGCCCGCCTCAGTATATCGCCGAAACCATGTTCCAGACTTTGGTGTACGGGGGGGTTCCCGCGACCAATGCCGCCCTGAAGGTGTTGCGGGAGGTTTTGCAAGAACGGGACGAGTGGCCGATCAGCCAGTAA